A single window of Ptychodera flava strain L36383 chromosome 3 unlocalized genomic scaffold, AS_Pfla_20210202 Scaffold_25__1_contigs__length_14229661_pilon, whole genome shotgun sequence DNA harbors:
- the LOC139125644 gene encoding coiled-coil domain-containing protein 191-like isoform X2, which yields MEERAVRIGQRKAEVDERRRKREEERLNSTNQRGRREMKTGRRSREKKAKIERVREERRLAKQKEEEKQERLDQIKRQNSKADEHYRQTLLRNKGLAPWLRLVQISRHNMQIAIDHHNMVLIQKCFTPWKEITQDTVQEKQRLADEMYNCILVRRALASWRRYGHLQSIQLQKARKHYSYTTKSNREDSFQCMEEIPTGCERRRKTSEEDGRNEKESSVYTSRLWCIIAFNDLFKTFYT from the exons ATGGAGGAGAGAGCTGTCAGGATAGGGCAGAGGAAAGCCGAGGTTGATGAAAGGAGAAGAAAACGAGAGGAAGAGAGATTAAATA GCACAAATCAAAGAGGCAGAAGAGAAATGAAGACTGGAAGAAGAAGCCGAGAAAAGAAAGCTAAGATTGAAAGAGTTAGAGAAGAAAGGAGGCTGGCCAAACAG AAAGAAGAAGAGAAGCAGGAGAGACTGGATCAGATAAAGAGACAGAATAGCAAGGCAGATGAACACTACAGACAAACACTGCTAAGAAACAAAGGACTGGCACCATGGTTGAGACTTGTACAGATATCCAGACACAACATGCAGATTGCTATAGATCATCATAACATGGTATTGATACAGAAATGTTTTACTCCATGGAAAGAGATAACACAGGACactgtacaagagaaacaacgCTTGGCAGATGAGATGTACAACTGTATCCTTGTCAGGAGAGCATTGGCATCATGGAGACGG TATGGTCATTTACAGTCCATTCAGCTGCAGAAAGCAAGGAAACATTACTCCTACACAACCAAg TCGAATCGTGAAGACAGCTTTCAGTGCATGGAGGAGATACCCACAGGTTgtgaaagaagaagaaagacgTCAGAAGAGGATGGAAGAAATGAGAAAGAAAGTTCAGTCTATACTTCCAGACTTTGGTGTATCATAGCATTCAATGATCTGTTCAAGACCTTTTATACCTGA
- the LOC139125644 gene encoding coiled-coil domain-containing protein 191-like isoform X3: MKTGRRSREKKAKIERVREERRLAKQKEEEKQERLDQIKRQNSKADEHYRQTLLRNKGLAPWLRLVQISRHNMQIAIDHHNMVLIQKCFTPWKEITQDTVQEKQRLADEMYNCILVRRALASWRRYGHLQSIQLQKARKHYSYTTKVKYFKVWQDYTTEERLSMMRKEELATEHNQYRIVKTAFSAWRRYPQVVKEEERRQKRMEEMRKKVQSILPDFGVS; the protein is encoded by the exons ATGAAGACTGGAAGAAGAAGCCGAGAAAAGAAAGCTAAGATTGAAAGAGTTAGAGAAGAAAGGAGGCTGGCCAAACAG AAAGAAGAAGAGAAGCAGGAGAGACTGGATCAGATAAAGAGACAGAATAGCAAGGCAGATGAACACTACAGACAAACACTGCTAAGAAACAAAGGACTGGCACCATGGTTGAGACTTGTACAGATATCCAGACACAACATGCAGATTGCTATAGATCATCATAACATGGTATTGATACAGAAATGTTTTACTCCATGGAAAGAGATAACACAGGACactgtacaagagaaacaacgCTTGGCAGATGAGATGTACAACTGTATCCTTGTCAGGAGAGCATTGGCATCATGGAGACGG TATGGTCATTTACAGTCCATTCAGCTGCAGAAAGCAAGGAAACATTACTCCTACACAACCAAggtgaaatatttcaaagtttggCAAGACTACACCACAGAGGAAAGACTGTCTATGATGAGAAAGGAAGAACTAGCAACTGAACACAATCAGTA TCGAATCGTGAAGACAGCTTTCAGTGCATGGAGGAGATACCCACAGGTTgtgaaagaagaagaaagacgTCAGAAGAGGATGGAAGAAATGAGAAAGAAAGTTCAGTCTATACTTCCAGACTTTGGTGTATCATAG
- the LOC139125644 gene encoding coiled-coil domain-containing protein 191-like isoform X1 gives MEERAVRIGQRKAEVDERRRKREEERLNSTNQRGRREMKTGRRSREKKAKIERVREERRLAKQKEEEKQERLDQIKRQNSKADEHYRQTLLRNKGLAPWLRLVQISRHNMQIAIDHHNMVLIQKCFTPWKEITQDTVQEKQRLADEMYNCILVRRALASWRRYGHLQSIQLQKARKHYSYTTKVKYFKVWQDYTTEERLSMMRKEELATEHNQYRIVKTAFSAWRRYPQVVKEEERRQKRMEEMRKKVQSILPDFGVS, from the exons ATGGAGGAGAGAGCTGTCAGGATAGGGCAGAGGAAAGCCGAGGTTGATGAAAGGAGAAGAAAACGAGAGGAAGAGAGATTAAATA GCACAAATCAAAGAGGCAGAAGAGAAATGAAGACTGGAAGAAGAAGCCGAGAAAAGAAAGCTAAGATTGAAAGAGTTAGAGAAGAAAGGAGGCTGGCCAAACAG AAAGAAGAAGAGAAGCAGGAGAGACTGGATCAGATAAAGAGACAGAATAGCAAGGCAGATGAACACTACAGACAAACACTGCTAAGAAACAAAGGACTGGCACCATGGTTGAGACTTGTACAGATATCCAGACACAACATGCAGATTGCTATAGATCATCATAACATGGTATTGATACAGAAATGTTTTACTCCATGGAAAGAGATAACACAGGACactgtacaagagaaacaacgCTTGGCAGATGAGATGTACAACTGTATCCTTGTCAGGAGAGCATTGGCATCATGGAGACGG TATGGTCATTTACAGTCCATTCAGCTGCAGAAAGCAAGGAAACATTACTCCTACACAACCAAggtgaaatatttcaaagtttggCAAGACTACACCACAGAGGAAAGACTGTCTATGATGAGAAAGGAAGAACTAGCAACTGAACACAATCAGTA TCGAATCGTGAAGACAGCTTTCAGTGCATGGAGGAGATACCCACAGGTTgtgaaagaagaagaaagacgTCAGAAGAGGATGGAAGAAATGAGAAAGAAAGTTCAGTCTATACTTCCAGACTTTGGTGTATCATAG
- the LOC139125645 gene encoding coiled-coil domain-containing protein 191-like isoform X1, which translates to MHKRKEETLLQQEMTKIRKEMEEQRRVAEEVQRREQERWEAEKRREREERELQQRKAELRKHQAQQMLEEERKELTRRLEEMKAKKATEDLKCLRRHFSAWYQLVANRRIQMGKARALSDWRRLVRAWNKWRHYVRQQRMEYEERQTEFYIRESHRKKQLAEDFHRKTLLKRYFVSWQLWVAQEQQSREMTERRQETKNKMAAFLEAAASGKLWTNRKEDDSLFVFHVCQIDAAVAGAILA; encoded by the exons ATGCACAAGAGGAAAGAAGAAACTCTGTTACAACAAGAAATGACCAAGATTAGAAAAGAAATGGAAGAACAAAGAAGAGTTGCTGAAGAAGTACAAAGAAG GGAGCAAGAGAGATGGGAGGCAGAAAagaggagggagagagaggagagagagttGCAACAGAGGAAGGCAGAATTAAGGAAACATCAAGCCCAACAGATGCTGGAAGAAGAAAGGAAGGAATTGACAAGACGTCTTGAAGAAATGAAAGCTAAGAAAGCAACAGAGGATCTGAAG TGTCTACGGAGGCATTTCTCAGCATGGTATCAGCTAGTAGCCAACAGACGAATACAGATGGGCAAAGCCAGGGCTCTCTCAGACTGGAGAAGATTGGTCAGGGCCTGGAACAAATGGAGACACTATGTACGTCAGCAGCGTATGGAATAtgaagagagacagacagaattTTACATCAGAGAGTCTCACAG GAAAAAGCAGCTTGCTGAGGACTTCCACAGAAAAACTCTGTTGAAAAGATATTTTGTGAGTTGGCAGCTGTGGGTTGCACAGGAACAACAAAGCAGAGAAATGACAGAAAGGAGACaggaaactaaaaacaaaatggctgccttccTGGAAGCAGCTGCTTCAGGGAAGCTGTGGACCAATAGGAAGGAGGAtgacagtttgtttgttttccatgTATGTCAAATAGATGCTGCTGTAGCCGGTGCCATACTGGCCTGA